The following are from one region of the Etheostoma spectabile isolate EspeVRDwgs_2016 chromosome 2, UIUC_Espe_1.0, whole genome shotgun sequence genome:
- the LOC116705816 gene encoding zinc finger protein 665, whose protein sequence is MAEVTVEVDEETTKQDLEPLPEPLLIIMSPPPPYLPVPGEPTMVWHKWLKAFEHYVEALGENELVDSTKCMLLQNCLGVEGQRIFTTLIQSKTTYAAAIPALTDYFNSDPTSQMYRLKFHQRAQMPGETVALFVSALEELLEPCSYGNLQDKLILDQLIENTSYPQLKERLLLERETLSLDKALAIGKELESALDESELFGFHEVSVDIGDDLDPPVQTKRKRGRPRRGEIRPKIKAKSRLTKIQTRSSRCKDNYYYSNDKLCYSEKEEDVSKSADETDRAWDERSVKEGIDNGTVLSSSQTMKEEDCDKASDGVEDGDDEDFVLPPSKLRGPYCPICTNRRFRDANKLARHMRMHTKEKPFSCPVCTLTFSQSYHMTRHMRNQHGAGQHICATCGISLESLAKLQSHKRTHAPIVLSCPKCHEEFTNNDVFCSHVMSHSKDQSTKLEGQSSQQSDGVKNQEIIKSCNQDNHESDYSNDNVSENFADSDGDSQDKESEVNVKVEDKDTDEDKSQDGGSRGKKVASKTKKRGHFCPICIDRRFRGSNKLARHMRTHTKEKPFSCPVCAKTFSQSYHMTRHVRKQHDLGKYICSTCGKSLGSWLELKAHKKTHAVEGLTCLACDKQFKEKAALVSHLKLHKKVQSSPRSLACGDCGKVFGRLYHLKRHIVTHRKATNGECYTCPDCQKDFAFPEDLNKHLEVHVKENSGTCPKCDETFSSPEELETHMGVHEKSYACSICEKKFKVEYALKKHEQGHQDEQYYCSLCCKRFIKLSHYKRHIMVHERRESRCPHCDSVFLQLTALKYHLRTHTEERPYQCTCCIETFEEKEDLEQHCLKHRKFKRERPYSCTRCDSAFSRLIELTDHMSVHDGEQPMNCPICGRTFLNKNKMEKHLSIHTGERPHLCSICGNGFPSAASLKLHIHIHTGEKPFQCSQCSKSFRSSSGLRLHSRQHMEVRPSYECPECGRTYGRMTELKMHQRYHTGDKPYACTCCNKRFISKDKLNVHMRIHTGERPYSCPHCGQTFTQTGDRNRHISKYHSLDTVVTELQ, encoded by the coding sequence ATGGCTGAAGTTACTGTAGAAGTAGATGAGGAGACAACAAAACAGGACTTGGAACCACTCCCAGAGCCACTACTGATAATCATGTCCCCACCTCCACCGTACTTACCTGTCCCTGGTGAACCCACCATGGTTTGGCATAAGTGGCTAAAAGCTTTTGAACACTACGTTGAAGCGCTCGGTGAAAACGAGCTCGTCGACTCCACTAAGTGTATGCTCCTACAGAACTGCCTCGGTGTTGAGGGCCAGCGTATCTTCACAACACTAATCCAGAGTAAAACCACTTACGCAGCGGCCATCCCAGCTCTGACGGACTACTTCAACTCTGATCCCACCTCTCAGATGTACCGCCTTAAATTTCATCAGAGGGCCCAGATGCCTGGAGAGACTGTAGCTCTGTTCGTGTCTGCGTTAGAGGAACTGCTGGAGCCTTGCAGCTATGGAAACCTTCAAGACAAACTTATCCTGGATCAGCTGATTGAGAACACTAGCTACCCACAACTCAAAGAGAGGCTGCTGTTGGAGAGGGAAACTCTGTCCTTGGACAAGGCATTGGCGATCGGGAAAGAGCTTGAATCTGCTTTAGATGAATCTGAACTGTTTGGTTTTCATGaggtcagtgtggacatcggAGACGATTTGGACCCTCCTGTTCAAACAAAGCGCAAAAGAGGGCGACCTCGGCGTGGGGAGATAAGGCCGAAAATTAAAGCAAAATCACGCTTGACTAAAATCCAAACAAGATCATCTAGATGCAAAGATAACTACTATTACAGCAACGACAAGCTATGTTATAGTGAAAAGGAAGAAGATGTGTCTAAGAGTGCTGATGAGACTGATCGGGCTTGGGATGAACGCAGCGTCAAAGAAGGTATTGATAACGGAACTGTGTTATCATCGTCACAGACGATGAAAGAGGAAGACTGTGACAAAGCTAGTGATGGTGTCGaagatggtgatgatgaagacTTTGTCCTTCCACCGTCTAAACTAAGAGGCCCCTACTGTCCCATCTGTACGAACAGGCGCTTCAGAGACGCAAACAAGCTCGCCAGACACATGAGGATGCACACAAAGGAGAAACCGTTCAGCTGCCCCGTCTGCACTTTAACCTTTAGCCAGTCCTACCACATGACCCGACACATGAGGAACCAGCACGGTGCCGGCCAACACATCTGCGCCACATGTGGGATCAGTTTAGAGAGCTTAGCCAAGCTGCAAAGTCACAAGAGGACGCACGCGCCAATAGTTCTGTCGTGTCCCAAATGTCATGAGGAATTCACTAACAATGATGTGTTTTGTAGTCATGTTATGTCACACAGCAAAGACCAGTCCACCAAGCTAGAGGGACAGAGTTCTCAGCAAAGTGATGGAGTGAAAAACCAAGAAATAATCAAATCGTGTAACCAGGATAATCATGAGAGTGACTATAGCAATGATAATGTTTCTGAGAATTTTGCAGACTCTGATGGTGATTCTCAGGATAAAGAATCTGAAGTTAATGTTAAGGTTGAAGATAAGGACACTGATGAAGATAAATCTCAAGATGGAGGCAGTCGGGGGAAAAAAGTTGCttctaagacaaaaaaaagaggccaTTTCTGTCCTATCTGTATTGATAGGCGCTTCAGAGGGTCAAACAAACTCGCCAGACACATGAGGACGCACACAAAGGAGAAACCGTTCAGCTGCCCGGTCTGCGCTAAGACCTTCAGCCAGTCCTACCACATGACCCGACATGTGAGGAAGCAGCACGACTTGGGCAAGTACATCTGCTCCACATGTGGGAAAAGTTTAGGAAGCTGGCTGGAACTGAAAGCTCACAAGAAGACTCATGCTGTTGAAGGCCTGACATGTCTCGCATGTGACAAACAGTTCAAGGAGAAGGCTGCACTTGTGAGTCACCTGAAATTACACAAGAAGGTCCAGTCCAGCCCTCGAAGCCTCGCCTGCGGCGATTGCGGCAAAGTATTTGGTCGGTTATATCATTTGAAAAGGCACATAGTGACCCATCGCAAAGCAACAAACGGAGAGTGTTACACTTGCCCTGATTGTCAGAAGGATTTTGCCTTCCCAGAAGACCTCAACAAACACCTGGAGGTCCATGTGAAAGAAAACAGTGGGACTTGTCCGAAATGTGACGAAACCTTCAGTAGTCCAGAAGAACTGGAGACTCACATGGGAGTTCATGAAAAGTCTTACGCCTGCAGCATCTGTGAGAAGAAGTTTAAGGTTGAATATGCGCTGAAGAAGCATGAACAAGGCCACCAAGATGAACAGTATTATTGTTCTCTGTGCTGCAAACGCTTCATTAAGCTGTCTCACTACAAGAGGCACATAATGGTCCATGAAAGACGGGAATCCAGATGTCCACACTGTGACAGCGTCTTTCTACAGTTAACAGCTTTGAAGTATCACCTGCGGACGCATACAGAAGAAAGGCCATACCAGTGCACGTGTTGTATCGAGACCTTCGAGGAGAAGGAAGATCTAGAGCAACACTGCCTCAAACACCGGAAATTCAAGAGGGAGAGGCCGTACTCGTGCACTCGGTGTGATTCTGCTTTCTCTAGACTAATTGAGCTGACCGACCACATGAGTGTACACGATGGAGAGCAGCCGATGAACTGCCCCATCTGCGGCAGGACTTTCCTGAATAAGAACAAGATGGAGAAGCACCTGAGCATCCACACGGGGGAGAGACCTCACCTCTGCTCCATCTGCGGCAACGGCTTCCCCTCGGCCGCCAGCCTCAAGTtacacatccacatccacaccGGAGAAAAACCTTTCCAGTGTTCGCAGTGCAGCAAGAGCTTCAGGTCGTCCAGCGGGCTGCGGCTGCACAGCAGGCAGCACATGGAGGTGAGGCCCAGCTACGAATGTCCTGAGTGTGGCAGGACTTACGGTCGCATGACGGAGCTGAAGATGCACCAGCGCTATCACACGGGGGATAAACCGTACGCATGCACCTGCTGCAACAAACGCTTTATTAGCAAAGACAAACTGAACGTACACATGAGGATACACACAGGGGAGAGGCCGTACTCCTGCCCCCACTGTGGACAGACATTCACACAGACTGgggacagaaacagacacatcaGTAAATACCACTCATTAGATACTGTAGTTACAGAGCTGCAGTGA